A segment of the Tachysurus vachellii isolate PV-2020 chromosome 18, HZAU_Pvac_v1, whole genome shotgun sequence genome:
AACACATGGATAAGCATTAAGCATATACCTGGGctgtaaataaacattgttattattttacaaatattaattatgtaaattGTGTTGTGTAACGTCATTTGAGTGTGATGTCATCTTTGAATTCATATGCTAGGACATCCCCCCCAAAAGTGTCAGAGTGATGCATGCACAGGGGATAGTAGCTTTGTTTCCCTATCTAGAAGACCCATACTCACAACATGAATATGTAAGTAAATGGGTTATTGCAACATTATGCACATATTCACTCTTTGAAATGTTAATAGTActcttttataatttatttataatcacatagGAACATTACTACGATCCAGAGAGTGGTTCAGGATACCTTGCTTGGCGATTGAAGACCatacaaagaaaaacagcagaggAAAGAGGTGCCTCATTCAGCAAATCTCCTAAAGGTACTGATCAGTGACATGTGATTATTTTGGTCACCTGTGAATTGTATACAGAAAtgagtttttaacattttattttgtcttaagtTGGTGGGCCAGGTCGTGTTCATCAGACCTTCACCTTTGACAGAGAGCCATCTGATGAGGATGGGGAAGCAGCTATTTCTGTTTTGAGACACTCAACTGATGAAAAGACTGTCTTTGAGAAGATGAAAATGACCTTCATGTATTGACAAGCAATGGTCAACAATGAAGCCAAATCATCATGATGTCTTCTTGGTCTTCCCACGATTTCTGGACACACCAGGACTGGTATGACATCTTAATTCACTGCATCACCAAAATATCCAATGTAGCATAAGGTATCACTCATCACTTCTGTGTGTTACATTGCAGATAGAACAagatttcagatttctgtttggTGAGGCCACGGCCAACAAATTCTTGGAGAAGTGGCCAACCACTTTTAAAGCAAAAGTAATAAAGGAAAGCCATGGACTTGTACCCACCACAGAACTCTTTTTGGTCACCATGGAAGTTCATTATATGGAGAAAAATCCTGGAATGTTTTCCTCAAAAACCTTAATTTATTTTCGactggagaaagaaagacatgaatCTTGGATGACATGGGGGTGGGTAAATTATcagcaaaaacatttttcaaagtgAACTAATTCTTTTAACAGTTGTTTAAAATATGTCTTCCATCACCTCAGTCTTGTGCACAGTTGGAGGTGATCTGATCTATTGTCAGAAGTTAGTCACAAAAACAATTCTGttgaatgtgttttgttgtaGGTTGGAACCAGTGTGCAGCAGCATCTAGACATTACCCAAAGCAGTCAGCCCTACCTTCTCACCCAGGGATCCACACAGAGCACAATTCACTCCTACTTCATTGTGGTTGACAAGCATGCACTTCCATGCAAGGCAACAGGTTCAGTTGGCGCTTTTGACGAACTCTTTAAAGCCCATTACGTCTTTGGAACGTCATACAGTTCTTCCCTGAGCAGCATTTTCACTTTTGTGCAAACAACCGTCTATAACATCGACATGGGGGAAACAAAGGAGACTCCTAGAGTTGTGGGCCAGAATGGTGCGTTAGTTGAGATAAAActatgaaatgttttctttgcaaAAGTGACCATGGAAGTCCAAACAACCTTGTTAAGCACTTTAAGGTAATTCATGGGCTATGTACACGCAGGACCCTTTTTCTGAAGCGTGCCATATTGCTTTCTCTGGTAAAAATTTATATGATGTTAtacatgtttctgttttctgacaAGGCAATGGGTTTGCAATGACATTGTAATTCTTTAAATTCAATGAtgttgaaatgcttttttttttttttttatacaagaaATTGAGTTCTGTGATCTAGTGTTATtgtacttgtttttatttggatAGTAGTTGATAgatctattattatttaacagtgCATCTtatgctttatatatttttaaaacactgtagagaaatgaaaagtaaatattacacttaaagtgtcattttttttaaagtaaaattgtAGATAAATTAACATAAAGTAAATTTTACACTTATTTAGAGCGGGACCAAATATTATCTGAAACAGAGTACATCAGTAAGCGTTTTATATTGCAATTTCatctggttatttatttatttttagttatctATTAAACCCTCccgtgttacacacacacacacacacacacacacacacacacacacagtagaatcAGCAATGGAATATGAACATGTAAAAAGTAGCAACATTTtagattatatataaataataatattattattataataaatacagtataccATGATTTGCAATATGAAAATTGTGAAAAGTTGCAACCAACCAACAGACTGAACATGCATGTacaggtacagtatgtaatgCTCACTGTGAAGTAAAGAGATTCAACGAATTAAATGAGTCAGCAAAACAGCGATGAAATGtatctctttattttaatacaaagaTAAAGTTTTCAAAATTatacaaactgaaataaatttaagaaaaataCTATTAATTTGAATAAGGCTATCATGGTTTTTCACAGtataaataattctataattattCCCATATATTAGCAAAGAGCAAACATCCTTCATTGGGCATGACCTGCAACTATATCATAACCTTAGGCAGCTAGATGATTCAGATGGAAGTAGTTCTTCAAACAAAAAGtcaatatgtaaataaaataattttgtacTTATCTGCAGAAATACAAAATTAACTATAGCAAGAAAACAATATTCACTTGGCTGCCAGTGTTTTTAGGTAAatcatagaaagaaaaaaaaaatgtagtcaaATAAAGACAAATTTCATATGTGCAAATTCACTACTGAGCTGCTTGACTGGGAAATGATCAAATGAAAGGCAAGGGAAATATCTATGTGCACTCCAGTGTGATCTGAAATAATATTGGTAGTATATAGAAATGGATTTTACACTTCACCATTTAAACATTAGTGGCAGTATCAGTGTCTTGAACCATCTTCCTCTGTAAAGGCACTTGGTTTCCTCCAACATCATTTGCCAGACTGATACTGGGCATCAAGTTGTGGTTGTGTTCAGAGAAAGGCCTCTTCTCTTTTTTGCTACACTGTCTGTCCAACCAGTAGAAGGACACCATAATGAAGAGGCCAGCAGTGGAAACAGACACACTGCAGAAGAGGAACACGTAACTGTACTGCCCAGTAAAATCTGCCAACATTCCTGCAAGAGCAAGATCAAATTCAGCACGAGATCATTTCCAGAGTGTGTACATCTTAATACCAATCTTTTACTTATTAGCGAGATCAACAGGGTAGCTTAAATACACGATCTTCCCATCTCACATGAGATCGGATTTGCTACTGGTAACTTGAGAGGAATAATACTGTGTCTTATGTGTAGCTCtctgcaagtcacaagtaaaaGCAGGAATGTGCTGACTTTATTTACCATGAGTTTACCAGAGATTTTTAGACCCTGAACTAATGAACCAATCTCAGGATATATTTGCTGATGGAAACTTCAAAGGATGTCTGTAAATACCTCTAGATAAGGGGgtctaccaaatgccataaatataaatgcaaattgttggttatatttacagttatttTACTAATAATTATAGTTATTTCTCAAtcattaatttttgtttaagcttttaatattttcaaaatgaataGCATCGTATATGCGGgttgttattatttacatattattaacTGTAATGttcatattaataacaatatactCACCCACAGTTCTGGAAGGCATGTCTCACCTGCTAGAGGCGGGCCCAGAAGGAGCATGACACTCTCCATGATGCTGATGAGGCCCAGGGCCGACTGGAACCGACTCATCTCCACCGTGTCCATCAATACAGTATAGAGCAGTGAACCTACGATACTCATAGAAGCAGCGAAAACCAGCACATAGGACAGGAGTGCCTGGAAATCGGttactgcagcacacacacagttgctcAGGCCATTGACCAAGAGGGCACAAGCAAACACGTAGACAAAGTGGTGGCTTCCACGGAAGCGCTTAAGTCCGAACAGCAGCGCTGCCGTTGGTCTTACTGTGACATTGACCAGACCAAGGACAGCCATAAGCAGAGCAGCACGCTCCTGCTCTATCCCATGTGCAGTAGCGTACGGCACCAGGTAGACAAGTGGCACTAAAAACCCCAGCATCATCCATGACACACCCAAAGCATAGACAAGGAAGCGTGGGTGAGTGCGTATTAGGTCTACAGCCATATGCCTATACATGAAGGGCACCATCTTTGACAGGGTGCTCTGCAGACGCCCCTTTAGCCCTTTATGCTCCTGCTGTGCAAGAAGACCATTGGTTTTAAGCAGTGGATGCACTGACTCTATCTGCATTGCCTTCACCTTCATTTTGGTATGCAGAGGCCTCAtgacagccccacacacacagcagttgaGCACCACTCCTC
Coding sequences within it:
- the slc16a5b gene encoding monocarboxylate transporter 6 encodes the protein MTEGVDVPQTTKTTIINGSITHLARARADAIQCPETWSGTSPSHLSDTVPGQDEEHCCKLEDQDNQGGDSSSLHEGLQCHIEMAGERHSGHLSPDGGWGWAVLTATILVLALTLAFPSCIGIFYTDLQKEFQASNTETSWVPAIMTAVLHAGGPVCSILVENFGCRATIMLGGILSGLGMVVSSFAQTMADLYIATGVITGLGFCFCFQPSVTMVGHYFVRRRAFASALSSTGTALGLSTLPLLANFLLGQFGWRGSFLILGGVVLNCCVCGAVMRPLHTKMKVKAMQIESVHPLLKTNGLLAQQEHKGLKGRLQSTLSKMVPFMYRHMAVDLIRTHPRFLVYALGVSWMMLGFLVPLVYLVPYATAHGIEQERAALLMAVLGLVNVTVRPTAALLFGLKRFRGSHHFVYVFACALLVNGLSNCVCAAVTDFQALLSYVLVFAASMSIVGSLLYTVLMDTVEMSRFQSALGLISIMESVMLLLGPPLAGMLADFTGQYSYVFLFCSVSVSTAGLFIMVSFYWLDRQCSKKEKRPFSEHNHNLMPSISLANDVGGNQVPLQRKMVQDTDTATNV